Proteins co-encoded in one Deltaproteobacteria bacterium genomic window:
- a CDS encoding ATP-binding protein → MIERILARRLRKERKHHILLLGARQVGKSTLAKALHPGRYINLADESLFLEYAKVPALLRRELAALRAATLVVIDEVQRVPALLNMVQAMLDEGTAHRFLLTGSSARKLKRGGANLLPGRIILEHLDPLLYSEMGATFDLERVLRLGSLPGVYLNATRGGDLLDTYATVYLREEVQAEALTRDIGAYSRFVDIAAQMSGQWINYSKMASDAAIPIETIRRFFSLLEDTLLAFRVPSFQPRVNQRRVSQRDRYVLFDIGVRNALLGIHQRPISPVERGLLFEQWLLLQCLYYQRAHRCHWHIASYRTQAGAEVDIVIDTGREIVGIECKSGARISTVDPRGFRSLEEVVGQSIRRVVVYTGLRRQRFDDGTEIVPYGEFLTDTLAELH, encoded by the coding sequence ATGATTGAAAGAATTTTGGCTCGCCGGCTGCGCAAAGAGCGCAAGCATCACATCCTGTTGTTGGGGGCGCGGCAGGTCGGTAAGTCTACGTTGGCCAAGGCGTTGCATCCCGGACGCTACATCAACCTCGCCGATGAGTCGCTTTTTTTGGAGTATGCCAAAGTTCCGGCGCTGCTCCGACGCGAATTAGCGGCGCTCCGTGCCGCGACATTGGTCGTGATCGACGAGGTGCAGCGGGTCCCGGCGCTGCTCAACATGGTGCAAGCCATGCTCGATGAGGGGACTGCTCATCGCTTTCTGTTGACGGGTTCGAGCGCTCGCAAGCTGAAACGAGGTGGAGCCAACCTGCTCCCGGGGCGAATTATTCTCGAGCACCTCGATCCACTCTTGTACAGTGAAATGGGGGCGACATTCGATTTGGAACGCGTGTTGCGGCTCGGTTCATTGCCGGGCGTCTACTTGAACGCAACACGCGGTGGGGACCTGCTCGACACGTATGCCACCGTGTATCTCCGTGAAGAGGTGCAGGCGGAGGCCCTGACGCGCGATATCGGGGCCTACTCGCGGTTTGTTGATATCGCTGCGCAAATGAGCGGACAATGGATCAACTATTCAAAAATGGCGTCGGATGCCGCGATTCCGATCGAAACGATCCGCCGTTTTTTTTCCCTCTTGGAAGACACCTTATTGGCGTTCCGAGTCCCGTCATTTCAGCCGCGTGTCAACCAACGCCGCGTCAGTCAGCGCGACCGCTATGTCCTCTTTGACATCGGCGTGCGCAATGCATTGCTCGGCATTCACCAGCGGCCGATCAGTCCTGTGGAGCGTGGTCTGTTGTTCGAACAGTGGCTGCTGCTGCAATGCCTGTATTATCAACGAGCGCATCGGTGCCATTGGCACATTGCCTCCTATCGGACGCAGGCGGGGGCGGAGGTGGATATAGTGATCGATACGGGACGAGAGATCGTCGGGATCGAATGCAAGAGCGGCGCGCGGATCTCAACCGTGGATCCGCGAGGGTTTCGTTCGCTGGAAGAAGTCGTGGGGCAGTCCATTCGCCGCGTCGTCGTGTACACGGGATTGCGTCGGCAACGTTTCGATGACGGGACCGAGATCGTGCCATATGGCGAGTTTCTGACTGACACCTTGGCGGAGTTGCATTGA
- a CDS encoding membrane dipeptidase — translation MLAKHSDCTGTQQSALKRLPIIDLHCDLLSCLYNHPECTPFLPEARCALPQLQAGGVRLQICAIFHLTEPGSGRAGIGQAETFQRLLSEQSATVHAWRPGQAINGDDRRIQLACAIENASVLGEESEPLDIVLARLDRIRMLAGPLVYLSLTWRDANRFGGGDATSSGLTAEGRVLLDYLAQYGIAVDFAHTSESLAHDICNYRAAHAPTLRLLASHTCFRAVHDIPRNLSDETLRAIIAADGVIGMHWIRDHVGGNSAAQFARHAAQLLQLGGERHLACGADFFYEGDLPPAMRSTEPHAHFYPGFENATHYPNLFALLRRELRLSEAVCEQIAWRNAARFLGAAA, via the coding sequence ATGCTTGCCAAGCACTCTGACTGTACCGGCACCCAGCAATCAGCCCTCAAGCGGTTGCCCATCATCGATCTCCACTGTGACCTGCTGTCGTGTCTCTACAATCACCCCGAATGCACGCCGTTTCTGCCGGAGGCGCGTTGCGCATTGCCGCAATTGCAGGCCGGCGGCGTGCGGCTGCAAATTTGTGCGATCTTTCACCTGACGGAACCGGGATCGGGGCGTGCCGGAATCGGTCAGGCGGAAACCTTCCAGCGACTGTTATCGGAACAATCCGCGACGGTCCACGCGTGGCGACCAGGCCAGGCGATTAACGGCGACGACCGCCGTATCCAATTGGCCTGCGCGATCGAAAATGCGTCGGTGTTGGGTGAGGAATCGGAGCCGCTCGATATCGTGCTCGCACGGCTCGACCGGATCCGCATGCTTGCCGGGCCGTTGGTCTATCTGAGTCTGACGTGGCGCGACGCCAATCGTTTCGGCGGCGGCGATGCCACGAGCTCCGGATTGACTGCGGAAGGGCGCGTGTTGCTCGATTATCTTGCGCAATATGGCATCGCCGTGGATTTCGCCCACACCTCGGAATCACTGGCCCACGATATTTGTAACTACCGCGCCGCGCATGCGCCGACGCTCCGGCTGTTGGCGAGCCACACCTGTTTCCGTGCGGTGCACGATATCCCGCGCAACCTCTCGGACGAGACGCTGCGCGCGATTATCGCCGCCGACGGCGTGATCGGTATGCACTGGATCCGTGACCACGTCGGCGGCAACAGCGCCGCGCAATTCGCGCGGCACGCGGCGCAGCTGCTGCAACTCGGCGGCGAACGCCATTTGGCTTGTGGCGCGGATTTCTTTTACGAAGGCGATCTTCCGCCAGCCATGCGGTCCACGGAGCCGCACGCCCATTTCTACCCCGGCTTCGAAAACGCGACCCACTACCCCAATCTGTTCGCGCTGCTGCGCCGCGAATTACGCCTTTCCGAGGCCGTCTGCGAACAAATCGCCTGGCGCAACGCCGCGCGGTTTTTGGGGGCGGCGGCTTAG
- the phoU gene encoding phosphate signaling complex protein PhoU yields the protein MRKHTDTQFDAGLRQLQDSLLHTGGLIEAMIGDAMAAVAERDPLTVPAILARDEEVDRLEIAIDAQCLNLLALHQPMASDLRLIIIALRANKDLERMGDLAVNIAHTAQDLLGAPPDTVPTALAAMATQVRQMVSDALNAFVRRDAALARTVCARDDEVDARNHALFEQMLQQMEQSPAAIRPATGVIAIAGHLERIADHATNLAEEVIFIVEGEDIRHRGA from the coding sequence ATGCGCAAACACACCGATACCCAATTCGACGCGGGACTCCGCCAATTGCAGGATTCGCTGCTTCATACCGGCGGCCTGATCGAAGCGATGATCGGCGACGCGATGGCGGCCGTCGCGGAACGCGATCCACTCACCGTCCCGGCGATCTTGGCGCGCGACGAAGAAGTCGACCGACTCGAGATCGCAATCGACGCCCAATGTCTGAATCTCCTCGCGCTCCATCAGCCGATGGCATCGGACTTACGACTCATCATCATCGCATTGCGCGCCAACAAAGACTTGGAGCGGATGGGCGACTTGGCCGTAAATATCGCCCATACCGCGCAAGACCTGCTCGGCGCGCCACCCGACACCGTGCCCACGGCGCTGGCGGCGATGGCCACCCAAGTCCGGCAAATGGTCAGCGACGCGCTGAATGCGTTCGTCCGCCGCGACGCCGCACTGGCCCGCACCGTCTGTGCGCGCGACGACGAAGTCGACGCTCGTAATCACGCGCTCTTCGAACAAATGCTCCAGCAGATGGAGCAATCCCCCGCCGCGATCCGCCCCGCGACCGGCGTAATCGCAATCGCCGGCCATTTGGAACGGATCGCCGATCACGCGACGAACCTCGCCGAAGAAGTGATCTTCATCGTCGAAGGCGAAGACATCCGCCATCGGGGGGCGTAA
- the pstB gene encoding phosphate ABC transporter ATP-binding protein, translated as MNAKLETKQLKAWFGDQTVLRDISLAIPAGEVTAIIGPSGCGKSTLIRCLNRMHETVPQAGWSGDVLLDGAATQRLDPVLLRRHVGMVFQRPNPFPTMSIFENVVAGLRLCGVRDRRTLDAAALASLRRAALWDEVRTKLDAPGTSLSGGQQQRLCIARALAVEPDVLLMDEPCSALDPIATTRIEELIHELRGRYTIVIVTHNMQQAARVADRTAFLYLGELIEWGPTQTLFTNPKDRRTEEYLTGRFG; from the coding sequence ATGAATGCCAAGCTCGAAACGAAACAGTTGAAGGCGTGGTTCGGCGACCAAACCGTGCTGCGCGATATTTCGCTCGCCATCCCCGCCGGCGAAGTCACCGCGATCATCGGCCCGTCCGGATGCGGAAAGTCCACGCTGATCCGTTGCCTGAATCGGATGCACGAGACGGTCCCGCAGGCCGGATGGAGCGGAGACGTGCTGCTCGACGGTGCCGCGACGCAACGGCTCGACCCGGTGTTGCTGCGCCGCCATGTCGGGATGGTGTTTCAACGTCCGAATCCGTTTCCCACCATGTCGATCTTCGAAAATGTCGTCGCGGGACTCCGACTCTGCGGCGTCCGCGATCGCCGCACCCTCGATGCCGCCGCGCTCGCAAGCCTGCGCCGCGCGGCCCTGTGGGACGAAGTGCGCACCAAGCTCGACGCGCCCGGCACCAGCCTTTCGGGCGGCCAGCAGCAACGGCTCTGCATTGCCCGCGCGCTGGCGGTCGAGCCGGACGTCTTACTGATGGACGAACCGTGTTCCGCGCTCGACCCGATCGCGACGACGCGGATCGAGGAACTGATCCACGAACTGCGCGGGCGGTACACGATCGTGATCGTCACGCACAACATGCAACAAGCGGCGCGCGTCGCCGACCGCACCGCGTTCCTGTACTTGGGCGAATTGATCGAATGGGGCCCGACGCAAACTCTATTCACGAATCCGAAAGACCGACGCACCGAGGAATATCTCACCGGGAGGTTTGGATGA
- the pstA gene encoding phosphate ABC transporter permease PstA, with amino-acid sequence MILCCVGCTLIALVPLLLITTQLVQRGWEAFTPALFTALPRPVGESGGGMANAFVGSGLILLLAAGIGIPLGIGGGLFLAHTRSTRLAAWVRFAADLQSGTPSIVTGIFVYALCVTTLGHFSGLAGGIALGLIMIPLVLRTTEEMLRLVPREVREGAIALGIPYWRVMCSVVLRAARSGIVTGILLSLARIAGETAPLLFTTLGNPNWSFDPLQPLAALPLQIFTYAISPFAAWQRQAWAGALALIGFVLLLNLGTRICFRTSSSAGDKP; translated from the coding sequence ATGATTCTCTGCTGCGTGGGCTGCACGCTGATCGCGCTCGTGCCATTGCTGTTGATCACGACGCAGCTCGTGCAACGTGGCTGGGAGGCGTTCACGCCCGCCTTGTTCACCGCGCTGCCCCGCCCGGTCGGCGAATCCGGCGGCGGGATGGCGAACGCGTTCGTCGGCAGCGGCCTGATCTTGCTGCTCGCGGCCGGCATCGGCATCCCGCTCGGGATCGGCGGCGGCCTGTTTCTCGCCCATACGCGATCCACGCGGCTCGCCGCTTGGGTCCGCTTCGCCGCCGATTTGCAAAGCGGCACGCCGTCGATCGTGACCGGCATCTTCGTCTATGCCCTCTGCGTCACGACGCTCGGCCACTTCTCCGGCCTGGCTGGCGGCATCGCGCTCGGCTTGATCATGATCCCGCTCGTGTTGCGCACCACGGAAGAGATGCTGCGCCTCGTGCCGCGCGAAGTGCGCGAAGGGGCAATCGCACTCGGCATCCCGTATTGGCGCGTGATGTGTTCCGTGGTGCTGCGCGCGGCGCGCAGCGGTATCGTCACCGGCATCTTGCTCTCACTGGCGCGGATCGCCGGAGAAACGGCGCCGCTCCTGTTCACGACGCTCGGCAATCCGAATTGGTCGTTCGATCCGTTGCAACCGCTCGCCGCATTGCCGTTGCAAATTTTCACCTACGCGATCAGCCCGTTCGCCGCATGGCAACGCCAAGCCTGGGCCGGCGCATTGGCGCTGATCGGTTTCGTCTTGCTGTTGAACCTCGGGACCCGTATCTGCTTTCGGACTTCGTCCTCGGCTGGAGATAAGCCATGA
- the pstC gene encoding phosphate ABC transporter permease subunit PstC yields the protein MFRGTDRLFIRLIGCAALSAIGVQLAMALFLGHGAFPILAHAGWGFLTDSVWNPVLDHFGALPILYGTVLSALLALCLAAPLGFGIAIFLAELAPRWLRAVVGPLVELLAAIPSVIYGLWGIFVLIPWLRDSGEPHLIRALGFLPLFRGPAYGIGLFAAGVILAIMILPIITALSRDVLLAVPNTQREAALALGATRWEMIRIAVLRYGRSGLLGAVFLGLGRALGETMAVTMVIGNRPDITASLFAPAQTMASLLANEFAEATGELHRSALFAVGLLLFVVTLGINALARVMVHRLVPQRRSVA from the coding sequence ATGTTTCGTGGCACGGATCGACTCTTCATTCGCCTGATCGGCTGCGCCGCACTGAGCGCGATCGGCGTGCAGTTGGCGATGGCGCTCTTTCTGGGGCACGGCGCATTCCCGATCCTCGCGCATGCGGGCTGGGGTTTTCTTACCGACTCCGTCTGGAACCCGGTGCTGGACCACTTCGGCGCATTGCCCATTTTGTACGGCACCGTCCTCTCTGCGCTATTGGCCCTCTGCCTCGCGGCCCCGCTCGGATTCGGCATCGCGATCTTTCTCGCCGAACTCGCGCCGCGCTGGCTGCGCGCCGTCGTCGGCCCGCTCGTCGAACTGCTCGCCGCCATCCCGTCGGTCATTTACGGCCTTTGGGGCATTTTCGTGCTGATCCCGTGGCTGCGCGACAGCGGCGAGCCGCACCTAATCCGCGCGCTCGGCTTCCTGCCGTTGTTTCGCGGACCGGCGTACGGCATCGGCCTCTTCGCGGCCGGCGTGATCCTGGCGATTATGATCTTGCCGATCATCACGGCACTGAGTCGCGACGTGTTGCTTGCGGTGCCGAACACGCAGCGCGAGGCCGCGTTGGCACTCGGCGCGACGCGCTGGGAAATGATCCGGATCGCGGTCTTGCGCTACGGCCGATCCGGCCTACTCGGCGCGGTCTTTCTAGGCCTCGGGCGCGCGTTAGGGGAAACGATGGCCGTCACGATGGTGATCGGCAATCGACCGGACATTACCGCGTCACTCTTTGCGCCGGCACAGACAATGGCCTCGCTGCTCGCCAACGAATTCGCGGAAGCGACGGGTGAATTACATCGCAGCGCGCTGTTCGCCGTCGGCCTGTTGCTGTTCGTGGTCACGCTCGGGATCAACGCGTTGGCGCGCGTGATGGTCCATCGGCTCGTGCCGCAACGTCGGAGCGTGGCATGA
- the pstS gene encoding phosphate ABC transporter substrate-binding protein PstS, translating into MHAHIRRVRAAALLLCGLWPLLACQRSGPAPTASPTTASTPSTTTPTGTLRLTGAGATFPYPLYAKWFYEYQRTHAGAQFNYQSIGSGGGIQQMTAKTVDFGASDAPMSDEQLAKSGRTILHIPTVLGAVVAVYHVPNTPGRLQLTGALLSEIYLGHITQWNDPALTALNPQLAGVTAAIMPVYRSDGSGTTHIFTEYLAKVSPAWQTNVGAGKAVQWPVGIGGKGNEGVTGLVKQTPGALGYVELTYAKENQLAYAAVQNRLGQFVEPTTDSVTAAAAASLGAIPADFRCSITDADGTTAYPISAFTYLLIDPTPADAAKAKALEGFIRWALGPGQELAPALHYAPLPNALRERVLATLGQYTAR; encoded by the coding sequence ATGCACGCTCATATCCGCCGCGTCCGCGCTGCCGCATTGCTGCTCTGCGGTCTCTGGCCGCTACTCGCATGCCAACGGAGCGGTCCGGCGCCGACCGCATCACCAACAACGGCCTCCACGCCATCGACCACGACGCCAACCGGCACGCTGCGACTGACCGGGGCCGGCGCGACGTTTCCGTATCCGCTCTATGCGAAGTGGTTCTACGAATATCAGCGCACGCACGCCGGCGCGCAGTTCAACTATCAATCGATCGGCAGCGGCGGCGGCATTCAACAAATGACCGCGAAGACCGTTGACTTCGGGGCCAGCGACGCGCCGATGAGCGACGAACAACTCGCGAAATCCGGCCGCACTATTCTGCATATCCCAACCGTGTTAGGTGCCGTGGTTGCGGTCTATCACGTTCCCAATACGCCCGGCCGGCTGCAGCTGACCGGCGCGCTGCTGAGCGAAATTTATCTCGGCCACATCACGCAATGGAACGATCCGGCGTTGACGGCGTTAAATCCGCAATTGGCGGGCGTTACAGCTGCCATCATGCCGGTCTATCGCTCCGACGGCAGCGGCACGACGCATATCTTCACCGAATATCTCGCGAAGGTCAGTCCCGCGTGGCAGACGAACGTCGGCGCCGGTAAAGCGGTGCAGTGGCCGGTCGGAATCGGCGGCAAAGGGAATGAAGGAGTGACCGGGCTCGTCAAACAAACGCCGGGCGCGCTGGGCTACGTCGAACTCACATACGCGAAGGAGAATCAATTGGCCTACGCCGCGGTGCAAAATCGCCTGGGCCAATTCGTGGAGCCGACGACAGACAGCGTCACCGCAGCGGCCGCAGCGTCGCTCGGTGCTATTCCGGCGGATTTTCGCTGCTCGATCACCGACGCAGACGGCACGACGGCGTATCCGATCAGCGCATTCACGTATCTGCTGATCGATCCGACACCGGCCGATGCCGCGAAGGCCAAGGCGCTGGAAGGATTTATTCGCTGGGCGCTGGGGCCGGGTCAAGAGTTGGCGCCAGCGCTCCACTACGCGCCGCTGCCGAACGCGCTCCGCGAGCGCGTGCTCGCCACATTGGGCCAATATACCGCACGGTGA
- a CDS encoding HAMP domain-containing protein, producing the protein MTGARIGWRLFATLAAGMGLSLCAASFVLTTALPRTVRIVLEPELRAALIAALAMGGCFALGVSVVVARRFSRSARALRDAVTQFGNGVFTHRIVIRRYDELGGLADDVNTLATQLEQRLAEHTAAHERLQAILQGLSDGVLVTNARHELTLANPQAHTLLQLPHEAVGQSLRATIRDPLLHDTIGAAHRDRQPTACELAVSHGSEPRSIHVQSVPIALLHTAGLECVSVLHDVTAFRALETMRRDFVANVAHELRTPLTSIRGYAETLRDGAWRDAATALPFLEKIERSAIHLQRLVEQMLRLAAIEAGHIAVDRQSIAVGPLCERVIADLAPLTDRRRLTLHVTTEPRDLMVAADPTLLTQIIRNLVENAIQWTPDGGRIDVTATENADQCRIAVRDTGVGIPATALERIFERFFRVPQASIPLSAGGGSASGGGLGLAIVKHLVQLHDGTITVQSTPRQGSCFTVQLPKTGY; encoded by the coding sequence ATGACAGGCGCACGGATCGGTTGGCGGCTCTTTGCAACTCTGGCAGCGGGGATGGGCCTGAGTCTTTGCGCGGCCTCGTTCGTCTTAACTACCGCCCTTCCACGTACGGTGAGGATCGTCCTCGAACCGGAACTCCGCGCCGCACTGATCGCGGCGCTCGCGATGGGTGGCTGCTTCGCGCTCGGCGTCAGCGTCGTCGTCGCACGCCGCTTCAGCCGCAGCGCACGCGCGTTGCGTGACGCCGTGACCCAATTCGGCAACGGCGTCTTCACGCACCGCATCGTGATCCGCCGCTATGATGAACTGGGCGGCTTAGCCGACGACGTCAACACGTTAGCGACGCAATTAGAACAGCGACTGGCGGAGCACACGGCGGCGCACGAACGTCTGCAGGCCATCTTACAAGGATTATCGGACGGCGTCTTGGTCACGAACGCGCGGCACGAACTCACGCTCGCGAATCCACAGGCCCACACGTTGCTCCAACTTCCCCACGAGGCCGTCGGGCAATCGCTCCGCGCAACCATTCGCGATCCGCTGCTCCACGACACCATTGGCGCCGCCCATCGCGACCGGCAGCCGACCGCGTGCGAACTCGCGGTGTCGCATGGGTCCGAACCGCGAAGCATCCACGTGCAGAGCGTCCCGATCGCGCTCCTGCACACAGCAGGGCTCGAGTGCGTCTCCGTGTTGCACGACGTCACCGCATTTCGGGCCTTGGAAACCATGCGGCGCGACTTCGTCGCCAACGTGGCGCATGAACTCCGCACGCCGCTCACCAGCATCCGCGGCTATGCAGAGACGCTGCGCGACGGCGCGTGGCGCGACGCCGCCACCGCACTCCCATTTTTGGAAAAAATCGAACGCAGCGCCATCCATCTGCAACGTTTAGTGGAACAGATGCTCCGGCTCGCCGCGATCGAGGCGGGACACATTGCGGTCGATCGACAATCAATCGCGGTCGGCCCGCTCTGCGAGCGCGTGATTGCGGACCTCGCGCCGCTCACCGATCGGCGCCGCCTCACGCTCCACGTCACGACCGAACCGCGCGACTTGATGGTCGCTGCCGATCCCACGCTGCTCACCCAAATCATACGCAATCTCGTGGAGAACGCGATCCAATGGACTCCGGACGGCGGCCGGATCGACGTGACTGCGACCGAAAACGCCGATCAATGCCGCATCGCCGTGCGCGACACCGGCGTCGGCATTCCAGCCACCGCATTGGAACGAATCTTCGAGCGCTTTTTCCGTGTGCCGCAAGCATCCATTCCACTTTCCGCCGGAGGCGGGTCCGCCTCCGGCGGGGGCCTCGGCCTCGCGATCGTCAAACATTTGGTCCAACTCCACGACGGCACGATCACGGTACAGAGCACACCGCGTCAGGGGAGCTGCTTTACGGTGCAGCTTCCGAAGACAGGGTATTAG
- a CDS encoding response regulator transcription factor produces MILLIEDERDIADLVSYHLRQAGYTVACAARLRDGIAQALATPPELIILDLMLPDGSGLDGCRTLKNNPQTRHVPIVILTARGEEIDRVVGFEVGADDYLTKPFSPRELTLRVRAILRRHGDDRDAAAPTLSAGRLRVDTNAHQVFVDDRLVHVTAIEFKLLHYFLSNRGRVATRDTLLDRVWGYEAALTTRTVDTHMKRLREKLGPAGDAIETVRGVGYRFVGGE; encoded by the coding sequence ATGATCCTCCTGATCGAAGACGAACGCGACATCGCCGACTTGGTAAGCTATCACCTCCGCCAGGCCGGCTATACCGTGGCCTGCGCCGCGCGGTTGCGCGACGGGATCGCGCAGGCACTCGCCACTCCGCCGGAGTTGATCATCCTCGACCTGATGCTCCCGGACGGTTCCGGTCTCGACGGCTGTCGCACGTTGAAGAATAATCCGCAGACGCGGCACGTGCCGATCGTGATTCTCACGGCGCGCGGCGAAGAGATCGATCGCGTGGTCGGTTTCGAAGTCGGCGCGGACGACTATCTGACGAAACCGTTCAGTCCGCGGGAACTGACGTTGCGCGTCCGCGCGATCTTACGGCGCCACGGCGACGACCGCGACGCGGCGGCGCCGACACTCAGCGCAGGGCGCCTCCGCGTGGACACGAACGCGCATCAAGTCTTCGTCGACGATCGGCTCGTGCATGTGACGGCGATCGAATTCAAACTGTTGCACTACTTCTTGAGCAACCGCGGCCGCGTCGCGACGCGCGACACGTTGCTCGACCGCGTGTGGGGGTACGAAGCCGCACTGACCACGCGCACCGTCGATACGCATATGAAGCGGCTGCGCGAAAAACTTGGGCCTGCCGGCGACGCGATCGAAACGGTCCGCGGCGTCGGCTACCGCTTCGTGGGCGGGGAGTGA
- the hppD gene encoding 4-hydroxyphenylpyruvate dioxygenase, protein MAWTIKNYDHLEFIVGNAKQAAFYYRSAFGFRLVAYAGLETGVRDRASYVLEQGDIRFVLTTPLTPEHPFAEHHKLHGDGVRAITLVVDDVAAVYRDTIAKGAHSVAEPHVAEDRNGTVQTASIATFGDTIHTFIDRTKYQGVFLPGYEPVERDPIHRPAALQLIDHVVGNMEWNRMNTWVEYYERVFGFHRFWSVDDKQLHTDYSALRSTVVASANERIKFPLNEPAPAARKSQIEEYVEYYRSAGVQHIAMHTENIIEAVTKLRENGVEFLKIPGSYYESLEARVGKIDEDVKTLANLGILVDRDEHGYLLQLFTKPVEDRPTLFLEVIQRKGGQSFGVGNFKALFEAIERDQAARGNL, encoded by the coding sequence ATGGCGTGGACCATTAAGAACTACGACCATCTGGAATTTATTGTCGGCAACGCGAAACAAGCGGCGTTTTATTATCGCAGCGCGTTCGGCTTTCGCCTCGTCGCGTACGCCGGGCTGGAAACCGGGGTGCGGGATCGTGCGTCGTATGTGTTGGAGCAGGGCGACATCCGTTTCGTGCTCACAACGCCGCTCACGCCGGAACATCCGTTCGCCGAGCATCACAAGCTGCACGGCGACGGCGTCCGCGCCATTACGTTAGTCGTCGACGACGTCGCCGCCGTGTATCGCGACACGATCGCGAAAGGCGCACATTCCGTGGCCGAACCGCATGTGGCCGAGGACCGCAATGGCACGGTCCAGACCGCGTCGATCGCGACGTTCGGCGACACTATTCATACGTTCATCGATCGCACCAAATACCAAGGCGTCTTTCTGCCCGGCTATGAGCCGGTCGAACGCGATCCGATCCATCGCCCTGCAGCGTTGCAACTGATCGACCACGTGGTCGGCAATATGGAATGGAATCGGATGAACACGTGGGTCGAATATTACGAGCGCGTGTTCGGTTTTCATCGTTTCTGGAGCGTGGACGACAAGCAATTGCACACCGACTATTCGGCGCTCCGCTCCACAGTCGTCGCCAGCGCGAATGAGCGGATTAAATTCCCGCTCAACGAACCCGCGCCCGCCGCGCGCAAGTCGCAGATCGAGGAATACGTGGAATATTATCGCTCCGCCGGCGTGCAGCATATCGCGATGCACACCGAAAACATCATCGAGGCAGTCACGAAGCTGCGCGAAAACGGCGTCGAGTTCTTGAAAATCCCGGGCAGTTACTATGAATCGCTCGAAGCGCGGGTCGGCAAGATCGATGAAGACGTAAAGACGCTCGCCAATCTCGGCATCTTGGTCGATCGCGACGAACACGGCTACTTGCTGCAGCTGTTCACGAAACCGGTCGAAGATCGGCCAACGCTGTTCTTGGAAGTGATCCAACGCAAAGGCGGCCAAAGTTTCGGCGTCGGCAACTTCAAGGCGTTGTTCGAAGCGATCGAACGCGATCAAGCCGCGCGCGGCAATTTGTAA
- a CDS encoding putative toxin-antitoxin system toxin component, PIN family: MRTRIVADTNVLISGVLFGGPPRRVLELSQQGVIQLCLSRPLLDEFTDVLARPKFRLDDALLLLLADTLVAYSLIVVPQRRVRVIRADPDDNRVLECAHAAGAQYIVSGDHHLLTLRRYSGIPILSPATFLMAMER, from the coding sequence ATGCGAACTCGAATCGTGGCTGATACGAATGTTTTGATCTCCGGAGTCCTCTTCGGAGGTCCGCCACGGAGGGTCCTCGAATTATCCCAGCAAGGCGTCATTCAGCTCTGCCTGTCCCGTCCCCTCCTGGATGAATTTACCGACGTGTTGGCGCGTCCCAAATTTCGCCTCGATGATGCACTGTTGCTGCTCCTTGCCGATACGCTAGTGGCATACTCGTTGATTGTCGTGCCACAACGGCGTGTGCGGGTCATCCGCGCCGATCCCGATGACAATCGAGTGTTAGAATGCGCGCACGCGGCTGGAGCGCAGTACATCGTCTCCGGCGATCATCACCTGCTGACCCTGCGGCGGTACTCCGGCATCCCGATCCTATCGCCGGCCACTTTTCTCATGGCAATGGAGCGCTGA
- a CDS encoding ribbon-helix-helix protein, CopG family has protein sequence MKTTMVNISLQKDLMAALDAVAMAESRTRSELLREAARQYIERYRRWEAVCRLAAQTATQHGIRASDVATEIAAHRAQRHTRRFHANSNRG, from the coding sequence ATGAAAACGACGATGGTCAACATCTCACTCCAAAAAGATCTGATGGCGGCCCTCGATGCCGTCGCCATGGCCGAATCACGAACGCGGTCGGAACTCTTACGAGAGGCGGCGCGGCAATACATTGAGCGCTATCGGCGGTGGGAGGCCGTTTGCCGCTTGGCCGCACAGACAGCGACACAGCACGGCATACGGGCGAGCGATGTCGCCACCGAAATCGCCGCCCATCGCGCACAGCGGCACACCCGGCGCTTCCATGCGAACTCGAATCGTGGCTGA